One window of the Entelurus aequoreus isolate RoL-2023_Sb linkage group LG18, RoL_Eaeq_v1.1, whole genome shotgun sequence genome contains the following:
- the LOC133634286 gene encoding uncharacterized protein LOC133634286, whose product MQGKSILRELMAENGDWDAPLPSEMEESWTLWKDSLKELSNLTIPRAYAEISPSTTTKKELLVFSDASTKAIAAVAYLRVTDAARNCEVGFVLGKAKLAPRPDQTIPRLELSAAVLAVELADLLTDELGFEIDYTAFYTDSKVVLGYIHNETRRFYVYVANRVTRIRKSSQPSQWHYVPSSQNPADHATRSVPAYQLPLSNWLTGPDFMLQDQSPSNDSFELVEPCTDSDVRPQVSTLKTTISTKQLGSDRFNKFSTWKSLKRAVSRLLHVIHNFKSLPSKINHCRGWHYCETGLTVDESNQAQNIIIQAVQQDVYAKELKCVQKHDKLPRTSPLMNLDPYLDENGLLRVGGRICDSNLTPGEKNPLIVPGQHHIAALLIKHYHEQTRHQGRLFTEGAVRSAGWWIVGGKRKVSTIIYHCVTCKRLRAPMSTQKMSNLPPDRLTTDPPFTNVGLDVFGPWFVSSQRTRGSIIQNKRWAVLFTCLSIRAVHIEVIESLDTSSFVNAFRRFLAVRGPVKSVRFDRGTNFVSACKELKIPSNLDNTAVQTYLKDHGCTWTFNPPHASHFGGSWERMIGLARKILDTMFFQLKTTKLTHEVLVTFMAEVAAIINARPLVPVSSDPSDPFTLTPATLITQKVTPLKAPVGNFTASDLYKHQWRQVQHLSNTFWDRWKKEFLPTLQPRRKWHSSQLNVSVGSVVILKDSQIPRNEWPLARVTQVFPSKDGKVRSVELRVVRSDDTKVLTRPISEIVPLIIS is encoded by the coding sequence ATGCAGGGAAAGTCCATTCTGCGTGAACTTATGGCAGAGAATGGAGACTGGGATGCACCATTGCCCTCAGAAATGGAAGAGTCCTGGACCCTGTGGAAAGACTCACTTAAAGAACTGTCCAACTTGACCATTCCCAGAGCATACGCAGAAATTTCTCCCTCAACAACTACAAAAAAAGAGTTGTTGGTATTTTCGGACGCATCTACTAAGGCTATAGCTGCAGTGGCCTATTTAAGAGTAACAGATGCAGCTAGGAACTGTGAAGTAGGCTTTGTTTTAGGTAAGGCAAAGTTAGCACCACGCCCAGATCAGACCATACCAAGATTAGAGCTTAGTGCTGCTGTGTTAGCAGTTGAGCTTGCAGATCTTCTCACTGACGAATTAGGCTTTGAAATAGACTACACTGCATTCTATACAGACAGTAAAGTAGTTCTAGGTTATATCCACAACGAGACAAGAAGATTTTATGTCTACGTGGCTAACCGTGTTACGAGAATCCGCAAATCTTCTCAACCAAGCCAATGGCATTACGTACCGAGCAGCCAGAACCCAGCAGATCACGCCACACGTTCTGTTCCTGCTTACCAGCTACCCCTTAGTAACTGGCTCACTGGCCCTGACTTCATGCTCCAAGATCAAAGTCCCTCAAATGACTCTTTTGAACTTGTTGAACCTTGCACAGACTCTGATGTCAGACCACAGGTGTCTACACTCAAAACCACAATCTCAACCAAACAACTTGGCTCTGACAGATTCAACAAGTTTTCGACATGGAAGTCTCTCAAGCGTGCTGTTTCGAGACTACTACACGTCATACATAACTTCAAATCACTGCCAAGCAAAATCAATCACTGCCGTGGTTGGCACTACTGTGAGACAGGACTCACTGTAGACGAGTCAAACCAAGCCCAAAACATAATCATTCAAGCAGTACAACAGGATGTGTATGCCAAGGAATTGAAGTGTGTGCAAAAACACGATAAACTACCCCGAACCAGTCCTCTCATGAACCTAGACCCCTACCTGGATGAAAATGGACTTCTTAGAGTAGGAGGTCGCATCTGTGATTCAAACTTGACCCCAGGTGAAAAGAACCCACTCATAGTTCCTGGCCAACACCATATTGCAGCTCTTCTCATTAAGCACTACCACGAGCAGACCCGACACCAAGGTCGCCTTTTCACAGAAGGAGCTGTTCGCTCTGCAGGATGGTGGATTGTAGGTGGCAAGAGAAAGGTGAGCACAATCATCTATCATTGTGTAACCTGCAAAAGACTTCGTGCCCCTATGAGTACACAAAAAATGTCGAACCTCCCTCCAGACCGTCTTACAACGGACCCCCCATTCACTAATGTGGGCTTAGATGTTTTTGGCCCATGGTTTGTGTCTTCACAGCGCACAAGAGGAAGTATCATCCAAAATAAAAGGTGGGCTGTCTTATTCACATGCTTGAGTATTAGAGCAGTTCACATTGAGGTGATAGAGTCTCTCGATACCTCTAGCTTTGTTAATGCATTCAGACGGTTTCTGGCAGTAAGAGGACCTGTAAAAAGCGTTCGTTTTGATAGAGGTACCAATTTTGTCAGCGCATGTAAAGAACTGAAGATCCCCTCAAATTTAGACAACACAGCTGTACAAACCTACCTTAAAGATCACGGATGTACATGGACTTTTAACCCTCCACACGCTTCCCACTTTGGCGGGTCATGGGAAAGAATGATTGGACTTGcccggaaaatattggacacaatgttttTCCAGCTCAAGACCACTAAACTCACTCACGAAGTTCTTGTCACCTTCATGGCAGAAGTTGCGGCTATTATAAACGCAAGACCCCTTGTCCCTGTTTCATCGGACCCAAGTGACCCTTTCACTTTGACTCCGGCCACTCTTATAACCCAAAAGGTAACCCCTCTTAAGGCTCCAGTTGGCAACTTTACAGCGTCAGACCTCTACAAACACCAGTGGCGCCAAGTCCAGCACCTGTCAAACACCTTCTGGGACAGGTGGAAGAAGGAGTTCCTTCCCACTCTCCAACCACGTCGCAAGTGGCATTCTAGCCAGCTTAACGTGAGCGTAGGTTCGGTCGTTATACTCAAAGACAGCCAAATTCCCCGAAATGAATGGCCTCTTGCACGTGTAACTCAGGTGTTCCCAAGTAAAGATGGCAAAGTCCGTTCAGTAGAGCTAAGGGTAGTCAGGTCAGATGATACAAAGGTATTGACCAGACCCATCTCAGAAATTGTACCTTTGATTATTTCATGA